TAACGGATTACTATTACCAAGTACGGGAAGTATCATCGTTGGCAATACAGTAATAACAGCAAATAAGGAAAAACAAGCACTAAAGAAAATAAGGAAACATGTAGGAATGGTGTTTCAGTTTCCAGAAGCACAATTATTTGCTGAAACAGTTGAAAAGGATATTCAGTTTGGGCCGATGAATTTTGGTGTATCAGTGGGTGAAGTAAAGGAAAGAACGAAACAAGCTATCTATGCAGTGGGATTAGATGAAGCCATATTAAAAATGTCACCTTTTTCCTTGTCAGGAGGACAACAAAGACGAGTGGCTATTGCTGGTGTTCTAGCGACGAATCCAGATGTCTTACTCTTAGATGAACCCGGAGCAGGTTTAGATCCAGAGGGGAAACGAGGCATTTTATCAATGATAAAAAAGATTCATGTAGAAAGAGGACTAACAACAATTATTGTTACGCATGATATGGATGATGTTGCTAAATATGCTGAAGATGTAGTAGTAATGGAGAAAGGAACGATTGCCGCCCACCAATCAGTAAAAACCTTTTTTTCAGATCCTGAAAGATTGGAAAAATGGCATGTGGAATTGCCAGAGGCCAGAAAGCTGCAATTAAAAATAGAGCGACAAACAGGTGTTAAAATGCCAGATGTATGTTTGACAATCGATGAACTGACAGAAGGATTAATTGAGGTGGGCTTGGCATGAATAAGCTAATATTAGGTCGTTACTTTCCTGGCGATTCACGGATACATCTTTTAGATCCACGAGCAAAATTAATTACTGCTATTTATTTTATAGGTATTATATTTATTGCGAATAACTGGCAAACTTATGTATTGTTAGGTCTTTTCACCTTTATCGTCATGTTTCTTTCGGGAGTGAAAATAAAAACCTATTTACGTGGTGTGCGTCCACTTATCTGGTTAATATTATTTACGGTGTTCCTTCAAGTATTATTCACTGGCGGTGGAACGGTTTATATAGATTGGGGTCCCATAACGATTTCAACATTCGGTTTACTAAATGGACTATATATTTTTTGCCGATTTGTAATGATTATCTTTATCTCAACCGTTGTAACATTAACAACAAAACCTATCGACTTAACAGATGGTATTAATTCCTTACTGCGTCCGTTACGTTTTTTTAAGCTTCCTGTTGATGAAATTGCATTGATGCTTTCTATTTCTTTACGTTTTATTCCGAATTTATTAGATGAAACACAAAAAGTGATGGATGCACAACGGGCACGAGGTACTACTTTTGGAGAAGGATCACTAGTAGATCAAATGAAAAAACTCATTCCTATCATCATGCCGTTATTTGTTAGTTCTTTAAGAAGAGCGGAAAATATGGCTGATGTAATGGAGGTGAGAGGGTATCAATCAGACAAGCCTAGATCAAGTTTTCGAAGGCTAGCTTGGCAAAAATCAGATACTATTAGTTTGTTAGTAATGGCGATTTTAACGGTAGTACTTGTTGTCTTACGTTCTAACGTAGTTACTTATTTATAAATGAACAGAAAAAAACCTTCTTGATATATCAAGAAGGTTTTTCGATAGCGGCGGAGGGGATCGAACCCCCGACCTCACGGGTATGAACCGTACGCTCTCGCCAGCTGAGCTACGCCGCTACGTTATTTCAAAGGCACAAGTGATATCATACAATAGCGCTTAACTTGTGTCAATAGCATTTCATTAAAATGTTTCTAATGAATCAAGTAAGACAAAAATTTGCTATAATAGATAAAGGTGTTTTTTGAATATTAAATATAGTGGGGAAGTCCGACGTAACATACTGCTCTGACATATACGTCGCTTTCCGTGGGCACAGGAGTCTCTGTATATTTCCATCGCTAGAAAGAGGTATCCTCTCGTGAGTTGAAAATCATATTTTATAGAGAAATTAAACTCCATATTTCTATTTTTTGCATAGTTAATTTATTATAGAAAAAACTAGTGGATTAATCTAAATCGACGATACTTTAACTGTACTAGCGGAAAGGGAACCCATTTGCTTCCGTAGCGGGTAAGTTACGTCGGAGTGTATAGATTTTCTGTAAAAAGCTAGCTTTGTAAAAACAGCCTAAAGAAAATATTTATAGAGGAGAGAAAATAGATGATTTGTTTAATTCGACATGGGGAAACTGATTGGAATTTACAAGGAAGAATACAAGGGGGCACAGATATTGAATTAAATGAAAATGGCGTTAAACAAGCAGAGGCATGTAAAACATATTTTGAAGGTGCAGATTGGGATTTAATTATTGCTAGTCCTATGAAAAGAGCAAAGCGTACAGCAGAGATTATTAATAAAGCATTAAATGTAGATTTAGTGGAAATGTCCGACTTTAAAGAGCGAACGTTTGGTGAAGCAGAAGGTCTAACTTTAGCAGAGCGTAACAAACTTTTTCCGGATGGTAACTATCCAGGTCAGGAGTCAAAAGAAGATTTGGAAAGCAGAGTAATGGCTGGAATAGGCTTGATTAACAAGACTTTTCCTAATAAAAAAGTGTTACTTGTTGCACATGGTGCTGTAATTCATGCGATTTTATCTGTAACGTCGGGAGAAGAAATAGATTTTACTAATACGAAACTCTTAAATGCATGTTTGAGTAATATAGAATACACGGAAGATAAATGGCACGTACATAATTATAATCAAATTGATCATTTAACAGTGGATAAGTAAGAAGAAAACGAATCATCTATTGATGGCATACAACAACTTGCAAAAACATCTATCGTATCGATAGATGTTTTTTGCTAGTGAACTTTTTTCTTTCGTCGTTTAATGCATTTTCGACATATGAGAAGATTGACTTATATGCCTATCAAGACAGGCTATAAGCACTTAGAAGTGATGTTTTAAGGTGATAGTTAAATAGGGACTAACTTTTCACTTTATGTTGAAACTAGCTTATCTGTACGGAATGAAGTCGAACATTTTCATACGAGACCCTTGTTGTTTTGACAAAAAAATGAAAAGAATTGTGTTTTAATAAACAGCATACTAAACGAGGAGTGAAAGTATGTTGGATACAATAACAGGAACAAAAGGATTACCCATCCATACGAATAAAGCGGATCAGTTAAAAAAATGGTGGAAGGAAAAACAACGGAATCTCCTATTTGAACAAGGGGGATTATTATATTTTGTCGCCTTTTTATTAGGACGAGCAGTTATCTTGGAATCATTGTCGCCATTTGCTCTAGCTTATTTAGCCTCTGTTTGGTTTGTTCGTAAGGAGAAAGTAAGGCCGTTAATAATAGTAATGATTATCGGTGCTACAACAGTAGGTATTGAGCATGGTTTATTTATAGCTACAGCCTCGTTTGTCTTTGTTTTCTTTGCAGCGATAGTAAAGCAAGTAAAGAACCAACAAAAGATTATACCATTTCTTGTTTTCTTTGCTAGTTTATTACCACGGGTTACACACTATGCCCTTTTTGATACGCTCAATTCTTTTGAATGGACATTAGCGATTGTTGAGGCAGTATTAAGTGCTGTCCTTGTATTGATATTTATGCAGAGTATTCCGCTTTTATCACCAAAAAGATATAAACCTACACTGAAAAATGAAGAAATTATTTCTTTAATTATCTTACTTGCTTCCGTGTTGACTGGAACGATTGGTTGGGAACTACAAGGCGCCAATGTAGAACAGATTGCTTCAAGATACCTTGTCTTATGGTTAGCTTATATTGGTGGTGCCGCGATAGGTTCCACGGTAGGGGTTGTTACGGGTCTTATTCTAAGTTTGGCAAGTGTTAGTAGCCTTTACCAAATGAGTTTATTAGCTTTCGGGGGACTACTAGGAGGTCTATTGAAGGAAGGAAAGAAGCTAGGGGTTGGTTTAGGTTTATTTGTCGGAACAGTATTAATCGGAATTTATGGCGGTGGAATTGCGACGCTGTTTCCTTCTTTATTAGAGACGAGTATCGCTATTTTATTATTTTTCTGTACACCTGATCAATGGATAAGACAAATGTCTAGATATATACCAGGAACAAATGAACACACGATTGAACAACAGCAATATGTCCAAAAAGTAAGAGATGTGACTGCCAATCGAATCGAACAGTTCTCTGATGTTTTTGAGGCTTTATCAAAAAGCTTTGAAGGACAACCAGAGAAAGATATAGAAGATGATCATGATCAGAAAGAATTGGATTACTACTTAAGTAATGTGACGGAGAAGACTTGCCAAAGTTGTTTTAAGAAGGATTGGTGTTGGGGACAACATTTTGATGAAACATATGATTACATGACAGCCTTGAAACAAGACTTGGAAAAAGGACAATCACCAAATAAAATAACGCAATCAAAGTTTTCTAACCATTGTGTGAAATCACAAAAGGTAGTAGAAGTAATGAAAGAAGAATTGTCTTATTATGAGGCAAATCAAAAATTAAAAAAACAAGTTGGAGAAAGTCGACGTTTTGTAGCAGATCAATTACTTGGTGTTGCTGAAGTGATGGGCGATTTTGCAAAAGAAATAGTGAAAGAAAAAGAAAACCATGAACAACAAGAATTAGAGATTATCGCTGCATTAAAACATTTAGGAGTAGAGATAGATAAATTAGAAATCTATAGTTTAAAAAAAGGTGATATAGATATTGAACTTGATTTCTCTGTTTATCAATATAATGGGGAGGGCCCAAAACTAATTGCCCCTGTCATTTCTGATATTTTAGAAGAAACAATCGTTATAAAAGAAGAAGAGATTTCCCCTTTACCAAATGGTTACTGCCATCTTAGCTTTACATCCGCTAGAAAATATACTACCAATATTGGATTAGCACACGCTGCGATAGGTGGAGGATTTATTTCTGGTGATAGCTATTCAACAATGGAACTTAGTTCTGGTAAACATGCTTTGGCTATTAGTGATGGAATGGGAAATGGTGTACGTGCGCATGAAGAAAGTACGGAGACATTAAAACTATTAAAACAGATACTACATTCTGGTATTGATGAACAAGTCGCAATTAAGTCGATAAACTCCATCTTATCGTTACGAACAAATGATGAGATCTACTCGACATTGGATTTAGCGATGATAGACCTTCATCATGCAGGAGTTCAATTTTTAAAAATTGGTTCTACACCAAGTTTTATTAAGCGAGGAGAACAAGTTCATACGATAGAAGCTAGTAATTTACCAATTGGTATTATCCAAGACTTCGACGTAGATGTTGTGGATTTTCAATTAAAAGATGAAGACATATTGATTATGACCAGTGATGGGGTATTTGAGGGGCCAAAGCATATCGAAAACCCAGATATATGGTTAAAACGTAAAATAAAAGAATTGGAGACAAATGATCCACAAGAAATTGCCGACCTATTATTAGAAGAAGTTGTTCGAACGACGGCAGGGGTGATTGAGGATGATATGACTGTTTTAGTAGCTAAAATAACCAAATTCAACCCTAGGTGGTCAAGTATTCCGGTTTATCAAAAGCAAGCAAATTAACAAGCTTTTTGATAACTTAATAGTATAAAGTCCCTTTAATTTGTCGACAATGATGCTAAGTAAAAGCGATAGAAGAAAGGCAAAGGAGGAAGATGGGATGAAGAAAGGGACGTTAAAGCAAATATTATTGATCACGGATGGCTGTTCGAATAAAGGCGAAGACCCTTCTATGGTAGCGGCTTTGATTGCACAACAAGGTATAACCGTCAATGTTATCGGTGTGTTAGAAGATGATCAAAGTGAGAATCCAATGGGGCTAGAAGAGGTGGAAGAGATTGCGTTAGCAGGAGAAGGTGTTAGTCAGATTGTTTACCAACAAGCACTCTCTCAAACAATTCAAACGGTGACAAAGCAAGCAATGACACAAACATTGCAAGGTGTTGTAAATCAAGAGTTAAAGCAAATATTAGGACCAAATCAAACCATCGAGTCGCTACCACCGGAACAACGAGGAGAAGTAATGGAAGTTGTAGAGGAGCTAGGCGAGACGTGTAATATAGAAGTTTTCGTTTTAGTTGATACAAGTGCTAGTATGCAGAATAAACTACCAACTGTTAAAGAAGCATTAATTGATCTATCTATTAGTATGAATGCTCGAATCGGAAAAAATAAATTTGCAATTTCATCATTTCCCGGTAAAAGAAAGCCATTAACTAAAATTACAGATTGGTCAAATAAACTAGATTCTATTTCTTCTGTTTTCCCTAAATTAACAAGTGGGGGTATTACACCTACGGGCCCTGCACTAAAAGAAGCGATGTATCAGTTTGGGAAATCAAGATTAACAAGGAGTATGAATCAAAACGATGAATCAAACATCGAAGAAACAGGGAATTAATCTAAGGCCAGGAACTGTTATGAGGGGAAAGTGGCACAAACAAGTTTATGTTATAAGTAAACAATTGGGGCAGGGTGCTATAGGCTCAGTATATTTGTGCAAAACGAAGGACGGAAAAGAAGGCGCGCTAAAAATAAGTGATAAGGCGAATTCCATTACGACAGAGGTTAATGTATTGAAGCACCTTTCAAAGGTCCAAGGATCAAACCTTGGGCCTTCTTTATACGATGTGGATGATTGGACGGACCCAACGGGAATACGTTATACATTCTATGTAATGGAGTATGTAAAAGGTAAAGACTTACCAGCTTTCTTGCGAGAACGAGGAGAAGGCTGGTTGGGTATCTTGTTTGTACAATTGTTAAAAGACTTGGAACGTCTCCATAAACAAGGGTGGGTATTTGGAGATTTAAAGCTAGATAATGTCATTGTTACCTTTTCACCACCACGCTTACGCTGGATTGATGTTGGTGGTACGACATTAATTGGTCGATCAATTAAGGAATATACTGAATTCTATGACCGTGGTTATTGGCAGGTTGGATCTAGGAAAGCTGAGCCAAGCTATGATTTGTTTGCATTAGCAATGATGGCTTTACACTATGCCTATCCAAACCAATTTGATCGTGGACAGTATCCAATTAAAACATTGCAGGAAAAAATCAGACAATCAAAACAATTATCTCCCTATCAAACATGTTTAGAAAGGGCGCTGAAAGGAGAATACATATCAAGTCTTGAAATGGAAAAAGATTTAAGCCTGAAATTATTAAAGATAACAAAACCTAAAACTACTAATCATCCAACTTCCATGATGAACCAAAAACAACTTGCATCAAAAAACCATGTGAATACAGTATGGAGTGCGTGGTTGGAAAGTTTCGCAATTATAATGGTGGCTTTTGTGTTTTTTGTTATCTATTATCTAAGTACGTAAGTCAGATGGTCATTCTTTTGTAAAACCTAAGCGAAAGACTTCCTATGTGGTAGGGAACATGTTAGGATAGACTTGTTTACCATGCTAATGAAAGAAGTTGAATCGGTAAAATGTTTAAACAAGAAGTAGATACCTTTATTAAACGCTATGCATTATTCAAACCACACAGTACGTTGTTGATTGGTGTATCAGGTGGACCAGATTCGATGGCTTTACTTCATTACTTAAATGTAATTAAAAAAGCATGGGATTTTCAGTTAATTGTTGTATCAGTAGATCATGGATTGCGTGGAGAAGAATCAAAAGTAGATGTGGATTATGTTTCGGCCTTTTGTGCGGAAAAAAACATAGCATTTTATCGCACGGCGTTAGATGTCCCGTCATTTAAAAAAGAGCATAAACTAGGTACACAAGAAGCAGCTCGTAACATGAGGTATCGTTTTTTTGCTGATCAAATGGATCAACATAAAGCGGATTATTTGGTTTTAGGACATCATGGTGATGACCAGATCGAAACAGTTTTGATGCGTCTTACCCGGACGGCTAATCCATCATCCTTAGCTGGAATCCCTGTTAAACGTCCGTTTGCTGACGGCGAGCTTGTGAGACCATTATTATCCGTGACAAAGGAAGAGATTGAATCGTATTGCCAGGAGAATGGGATTATACCAAGAAGAGACCCCTCAAATGAAGAAGATGTCTACACTCGAAATTTTTTCAGAATTCATTTGTTACCTTTATTGAAAAAACAAAATCCTAACTTACATCGTTCTGTCAGAAAATTAAGCGAGTCGATTAGAGCGGATAATGCGTACATGAACGAACAAGCGGAAAAAGTGATGGATGAAATTGTACAACTATCAAATGAAGAAAAGCAAGTGACATGTTCAATTAAACTTTTAAAAAAGCATCCGTTTGCTTTACAAAGGCGCATATTTCATCTAATATTAAGTCATCTATATGATGTACTACCGAATGGTTTACATTTTGGTCATGAGGAACAGTTTTTTGATCTTATACATAGTGAACGGGCAAATGTAACGATAGATTTGCCGAAAGATTTACAGATAACGAAATCGTATCAAACACTGTATTTTCACTTTCGAGAAGAAGAGATAGCATGTTTTTCTGCATATTTATCTGTTCCTAGTCAAGTATATCTACCGACAGGAGCAGTGGTTTCAGCCTCTTTTGTAACGGCCCCCACTGTGCAAGAAGATAAGAATAGACTATTCATTCCGATTAGTGATATAGAGCAAGATGTGCATCTAACCGTTCGATATCGACAAGATGGTGATCGCATGTATGTAAAGGGGTTAGATGGTCGAAAAAAGATAAAAGATATCTTCATTGATAAGAAAATCCCTCTACATAAAAGGAATACATGGCCGTTAATAGTTGATCAACAAGGAAATGTTCTGTGGGTAATTGGGTTAACAAAAGGTGCGGTCAAAGGATATTCTGGCGGGAGTCAATTTATTCAAATTGAATATAGAAGTAATGAAAAAATCTAGGAGGATCGGGATGCACAAAGACATCGAAAAAATATTAGTATCACAGCAAGAAATTGAGGAAAAATGTAAAGAGCTTGGCGCGCAATTATCTGAAGAATATAAAGATCGATTTCCACTAGCGATTGGGGTATTAAAAGGTGCTTTACCATTTATGTCGGATGTTCTTCGCTCTATGGATACATATTTAGAAATGGATTTTATGGATGTTTCCAGCTATGGTGGAGAAATGCGTTCTTCAGGTGAAGTGAAAATTGTAAAAGATTTAAACACAAAAGTTGAAGGTAGAGATTTGCTTATAATTGAAGATATTATTGATAGTGGACTTACATTAAGCTATTTGGTTGATTTATTTAAATATCGTAAAGCAAATTCAATTAAGATTGTTACGATGCTAGATAAACCTGCAGGCCGTACTGTTGACATTGTTGCTGATGTGGTTGGTTTTAAAGTGCCAAATGAATTTGTTGTTGGATATGGATTAGATTATCAAGAAAAGTATCGTAATTTACCTTATATCGGTGTTTTAAAGCCGCACATATATGGTGGAGAATAAGAAGAGTATGTAACATGACAGATCAAATAGTAGCATATCTTTAAAAAAGGAAATGCAATTAGTTGTAATCGTCCTTTTTTATATGATACTATTTACTATAGTTTTCTCACTTGGAGGAGGTAGGCAATGAATCGAATAGTACGTAATGTGATCTTTTATTTTGTCATATTTTTAGTGGTGATTTCCGTAATGAATGTTTTCACTGGACAAAATAATCAACAAGAAGAATATAATGTAAGTGAATTTATGCAAGCACTTGATAATGGTACGATAGCAAGTATGGAAATGCGACCTTCAAATGGTGTTATGCGAATTGAAGGAGAGCTAGTAGGTACGGATGAAGAACCTACTACATTTGTCACAAACGTTCCGGATAACAATGATATTGTCGCGAATGTTTATCAAAAAGCAAATGAGCAAGGTATTATAGATGTACAAGAAGAAGAGCAACCAAGCGGATGGGTAACGTTCTTAACTACGATGATCCCGTTTGTTATCATATTTGTCCTGTTTTTCTTCCTTCTTAACCAATCTCAGGGTGGCGGAAACAAAGTCATGAACTTTGGTAAGAGTAAAGCGAAGATGTACAGTGAAGAGAAAAAGAAAGTCCGATTTAAGGATGTTGCTGGTGCCGATGAAGAAAAGCAAGAGCTTGTAGAGGTAGTAGATTTCTTAAAAGATCCTCGTAAGTTCGATGCTATTGGAGCAAAAATACCTAAAGGTGTTTTATTAGTAGGACCTCCAGGTACAGGTAAAACGTTATTAGCAAGAGCAGTTGCCGGAGAAGCTGGTGTGCCATTCTTCTCTATTAGTGGTTCCGACTTCGTTGAAATGTTTGTCGGTGTTGGTGCATCACGTGTACGTGATTTGTTTGAAAATGCGAAGAAGAACGCACCAGGTATTATCTTTATTGATGAGATTGATGCAGTTGGTCGTCAACGTGGCGCTGGTGTTGGTGGCGGTCATGACGAACGTGAACAAACGTTAAATCAGTTACTTGTTGAAATGGATGGTTTTGGTGAAAATGAAGGTATTATTATTATTGCCGCAACAAACCGTCCTGACATCTTAGACCCTGCATTACTACGTCCAGGCCGTTTTGACCGTCAAATTACAGTTGATCGTCCTGACCTACGTGGTCGTGAAGATGTCTTAAAAGTACATGTGCGTAATAAGCCACTAGGTGACGATGTGGAGTTAAAAACAATCGCGATGCGTACACCTGGATTTTCAGGTGCAGATTTAGAAAACCTGCTTAACGAAGCTGCGTTAGTAGCAGCACGTACGAATAAAACGAAGATCGAAATGGTCGACGTTGATGAAGCAATTGATCGTGTTATTGCAGGACCTGCGAAGAAGAGCAGAGTTATCTCACCAAAAGAAAAAAATATCGTCGCATATCATGAAAGTGGACACACTATTATTGGAATGGTGCTGGACGATGCTGATATGGTTCATAAAGTTACAATCGTACCTCGTGGGCAAGCTGGTGGCTATGCTGTCATGCTACCAAAGGAAGATCGTTACTTTATGACGAAACCAGAGCTATTAGATAAGATTACTGGTTTACTTGGTGGGCGTGTTGCTGAGGAAGTAATATTCGGTGAAGTTAGTACGGGGGCTCACAATGACTTTGAACGTGCAACGAATATTGCTCGTAAGATGGTAACAGAGTACGGCATGAGTGATGCAATAGGTCCTGTTCAATTTGCTAGCTCAGGTGGTCAAGTATTCTTAGGAAGAGACATGCAAAATGAATCTAACTACAGTGAAGCGATAGCATATGAAATTGATAAAGAAGTTCAAAGCTTTATTAATCAGTGTTATGCTCGTGCAAAAGAAATTCTAACGGAAAACAAAGATAAATTAGAATTAGTTGCGAAGACATTATTAGAGATCGAAACGTTAGATGCAAGACAAATTAAAGGTCTTTTTGAAGATGGTATCTTACCGGATCCAGTTGTTTTTGAACAAAATGAAACGGATACGAGTGGAGAAGATAAACAATCTTCAGATTCTAAAGATGTAAAAGTTAACATTCAATCAAAATCAGAAGAAGATCATACATCTATTTCTTCCGAGTTTGATTCGAATGATGACGAAACTTCTGAAGATCCAGATAAAAAAGAATAGTATATGCAACTGGTGTAATCAATTAATTGATTACACCAGTTTTTTATCTAAATATCTTTTTTAAAAGACTGTTGTTTATGACTAAATAACCAAAGGCTCTGTCGTAACACTGCTATCGGCTACTTAAATAATTTACTGATTGCTACCACGCTACGGTAGCAAATGGTCTCCCTTTCCGTGGGCACAACCTCAGCTATCTATAGAAGCAAAGACCACTTCTATAGAGGATCTTCGGTTTGTGCTGTTCCCACAGGAGTGTCAACCATTTGCTACCTTCGCTGGATAGTGTATCTTTGTTCTATACAGGTGATAAAATTACTTTTTATTGTTTCTAACTCATGCTTTAGTTAGCCGTTAATTACCAATTATAGCGTCTTTTACGCCATTTTATTTAGCGGACTAAAACCAGTGGATCAAGCTAAATGGGCGAGACTCCTGCAGGAACAGCAAATGTTTTCGATGGGATGAGTAATCGCAATCCCACGGGCTGAAGATCCACTCGGAGGCGTTCTTTGCTTCCGAGTTAGCTGAAGTCGTGCCTGCGGAAAGGGAGCCCATTTCGCTTGAGGAGCGGGGTATAAATTACTTTGTATTGCACTTTTTATAAAGTGCGTTATGTTACGACTAAGTTTCTCTCAAGTCTGAAGAGTGAAAAGTAACAATGTTTGTGAATAAAGTCATTCTGAAATATGGTGTATGAATAGAGTTAAAAGTAAAGTCTAAGATCGATAGCATTTTTACTGTAATTTTTTAAGAAAGTCGCCACATTAACGAAGTGTAATACAATATGATATGATGGTAAAAATAAATATGGTAGAGTTGGTGAAAGAGTAATGATATTTGTATTAGATGTTGGTAACACAAATACTGTTTTAGGGATTTTTGACCAAGACGAATTGAAATACCAGTGGAGAATTAAAACGGATCGAGAAAAAACAGAAGATGAATTTGCGATGTTAATTAAATCGTTATTTGAGCATGAAGGTTTAACATTTGCTAATGTTAACGGTATTATTATTTCTTCTGTCGTTCCTCCTATTATGTATGCCTTCGACCGAATGGCTGAAAAGTATTTTGATCAAAAACCTTTAATTGTTGGTGATCAAGCAGTTGAATTATTTTTGAAAATGAAATATCCTAACCCAGCTGAACTAGGAGCTGATCGTATAGTTAACGCAGTAGGAGCAATTGAAGCCTATGGTGCGCCCTTGATTATTATTGATTTCGGTACAGCTACGACATACTGCTATGTGAACGAAAATGAGGAATATGTAGGTGGTGCCATCGCGCCGGGTATTAATATTTCACTGGAGGCACTGTATTCAAAAGCGGCCAAATTACCTAAAGTTGAAATTAAACATCCAAATGAGATTGTTGGGTTATCGACTGTTGAAGCAATGCAATCAGGTGTATACTTTGGTTATGTGGGACAGGTTGATGAGGTTGTAAGAAGATTTAAGAAGGTGAGTTCTGAAGATACTAAAGTTGTTGCTACAGGTGGATTGGCTACATTAATTGCAGGAGAATCAAGTATGGTTGATATTGTAGATCCTGTATTAACATTAAAAGGTTTATATGTTATCTATAAAAAATTGAATCATCATACCGAATAAGGTTAAAA
The nucleotide sequence above comes from Paraliobacillus zengyii. Encoded proteins:
- the tilS gene encoding tRNA lysidine(34) synthetase TilS, which produces MFKQEVDTFIKRYALFKPHSTLLIGVSGGPDSMALLHYLNVIKKAWDFQLIVVSVDHGLRGEESKVDVDYVSAFCAEKNIAFYRTALDVPSFKKEHKLGTQEAARNMRYRFFADQMDQHKADYLVLGHHGDDQIETVLMRLTRTANPSSLAGIPVKRPFADGELVRPLLSVTKEEIESYCQENGIIPRRDPSNEEDVYTRNFFRIHLLPLLKKQNPNLHRSVRKLSESIRADNAYMNEQAEKVMDEIVQLSNEEKQVTCSIKLLKKHPFALQRRIFHLILSHLYDVLPNGLHFGHEEQFFDLIHSERANVTIDLPKDLQITKSYQTLYFHFREEEIACFSAYLSVPSQVYLPTGAVVSASFVTAPTVQEDKNRLFIPISDIEQDVHLTVRYRQDGDRMYVKGLDGRKKIKDIFIDKKIPLHKRNTWPLIVDQQGNVLWVIGLTKGAVKGYSGGSQFIQIEYRSNEKI
- the hpt gene encoding hypoxanthine phosphoribosyltransferase, with amino-acid sequence MHKDIEKILVSQQEIEEKCKELGAQLSEEYKDRFPLAIGVLKGALPFMSDVLRSMDTYLEMDFMDVSSYGGEMRSSGEVKIVKDLNTKVEGRDLLIIEDIIDSGLTLSYLVDLFKYRKANSIKIVTMLDKPAGRTVDIVADVVGFKVPNEFVVGYGLDYQEKYRNLPYIGVLKPHIYGGE
- the ftsH gene encoding ATP-dependent zinc metalloprotease FtsH, yielding MNRIVRNVIFYFVIFLVVISVMNVFTGQNNQQEEYNVSEFMQALDNGTIASMEMRPSNGVMRIEGELVGTDEEPTTFVTNVPDNNDIVANVYQKANEQGIIDVQEEEQPSGWVTFLTTMIPFVIIFVLFFFLLNQSQGGGNKVMNFGKSKAKMYSEEKKKVRFKDVAGADEEKQELVEVVDFLKDPRKFDAIGAKIPKGVLLVGPPGTGKTLLARAVAGEAGVPFFSISGSDFVEMFVGVGASRVRDLFENAKKNAPGIIFIDEIDAVGRQRGAGVGGGHDEREQTLNQLLVEMDGFGENEGIIIIAATNRPDILDPALLRPGRFDRQITVDRPDLRGREDVLKVHVRNKPLGDDVELKTIAMRTPGFSGADLENLLNEAALVAARTNKTKIEMVDVDEAIDRVIAGPAKKSRVISPKEKNIVAYHESGHTIIGMVLDDADMVHKVTIVPRGQAGGYAVMLPKEDRYFMTKPELLDKITGLLGGRVAEEVIFGEVSTGAHNDFERATNIARKMVTEYGMSDAIGPVQFASSGGQVFLGRDMQNESNYSEAIAYEIDKEVQSFINQCYARAKEILTENKDKLELVAKTLLEIETLDARQIKGLFEDGILPDPVVFEQNETDTSGEDKQSSDSKDVKVNIQSKSEEDHTSISSEFDSNDDETSEDPDKKE
- a CDS encoding type III pantothenate kinase — encoded protein: MIFVLDVGNTNTVLGIFDQDELKYQWRIKTDREKTEDEFAMLIKSLFEHEGLTFANVNGIIISSVVPPIMYAFDRMAEKYFDQKPLIVGDQAVELFLKMKYPNPAELGADRIVNAVGAIEAYGAPLIIIDFGTATTYCYVNENEEYVGGAIAPGINISLEALYSKAAKLPKVEIKHPNEIVGLSTVEAMQSGVYFGYVGQVDEVVRRFKKVSSEDTKVVATGGLATLIAGESSMVDIVDPVLTLKGLYVIYKKLNHHTE